One region of Eremothecium gossypii ATCC 10895 chromosome II, complete sequence genomic DNA includes:
- a CDS encoding ABL158Cp (Syntenic homolog of Saccharomyces cerevisiae YDL224C (WHI4) and YNL197C (WHI3)), with protein sequence MSLVNSHSSASVENAAYNLHRAFSSSTENVGHMTPSNSSPLHHSTVVAMGAESQGGGASNNNNNPANPGSTANNNSNNVNMNSIGGGASLGAGSGATGSISGTKGMNNSHSPLHIATMLNTLSMNSNPPSQQQSNVQGPYLVRLQNVPKDTTLRECHALFALAHGVLSIELSSFQQYAERSQTSGQESTNYIVAKFDSLHLACQYATILDEKAQIFGPSFPFKTYVEVVDELTQQQIPFQTQMQMHQGSPPAPTHVTAYQQPLLSASGVVSPPQSASSVKRPSLLVQRSRFSFTDPFSSEQTNMGSQQPDLITTPLKGHQDTGKSFLLMESDEINDSIWGNGTGIPSSISGLTTSQPPTPHLEWGTTGRRQSSTFYPSQSNTEIPPMHLTGQVQSSQLATGLQQPLPQPQRQSLSYNLVTPLSSDMNLPPQSSQGGILPHQAPAQTQPQSQALQHHQHLHHQQQQLQQQQHHLQQQQHQQQQQSLSQQPQQQQSQQSQAHSQQHQQQHQQQQQQQQPQQQQPQQHPPQQPQQQNSQQAIVGQSQQQVTSGQQKGSSRNSISKTLQVNGPKNAAAALQNTNGISQVDLSLLAKVPPPANPADQNPPCNTLYVGNLPPDATEQELRQLFSSQKGFRRLSFRNKNNNGNGHGPMCFVEFEDVAHATRALAELYGSQLARTSGTHNNKGGIRLSFSKNPLGVRGPNSRRGGATNNTSNAGTTNYSYAAAFGKS encoded by the coding sequence ATGTCGCTGGTTAACAGTCACTCGTCTGCGAGCGTGGAAAACGCTGCGTACAACCTACACCGCGCATTCAGCTCTAGCACGGAGAACGTGGGGCACATGACGCCCAGCAACTCGTCGCCGTTGCACCACTCCACGGTGGTAGCGATGGGGGCGGAATCGCAAGGGGGCGGCGCAAGCAATAACAACAACAACCCCGCGAACCCGGGCAGCACGGCCAACAATAATAGTAATAACGTCAACATGAACAGCATCGGTGGCGGGGCGAGCTTGGGTGCCGGTAGTGGGGCCACCGGCAGTATTTCGGGAACGAAGGGCATGAACAACAGCCATTCGCCGCTCCATATTGCCACGATGCTGAACACCTTGTCGATGAACTCGAATCCGCCATCCCAACAGCAGTCCAATGTACAGGGCCCTTACTTGGTGCGGTTGCAGAATGTTCCGAAGGACACTACCTTGCGGGAATGCCATGCTTTGTTTGCATTGGCGCACGGCGTGTTATCTATCGAGTTGTCGAGCTTCCAGCAGTACGCCGAGCGATCTCAGACGTCTGGCCAGGAGTCCACAAATTACATCGTTGCCAAATTCGATTCTTTGCATTTGGCGTGCCAGTATGCGACTATTCTTGATGAGAAGGCTCAGATATTCGGGCCCAGCTTTCCGTTCAAAACCTACGTTGAAGTGGTTGACGAGCTCACGCAACAGCAGATACCGTTCCAGACTCAAATGCAAATGCACCAGGGCTCCCCACCAGCCCCCACCCATGTCACTGCATATCAACAGCCTTTGCTATCTGCTTCCGGCGTGGTTAGCCCACCGCAATCAGCTTCTAGTGTGAAGAGACCCAGCCTTTTGGTCCAACGTTCCAGGTTCTCATTCACGGATCCGTTTTCTAGCGAGCAAACTAATATGGGCTCACAGCAGCCAGATCTAATTACGACGCCGTTGAAAGGTCACCAGGACACTGGGAAGTCGTTTTTATTGATGGAAAGTGATGAGATTAACGATAGTATATGGGGTAATGGAACCGGCATTCCTTCCAGCATAAGTGGTTTGACGACTTCGCAGCCACCAACTCCTCACTTGGAGTGGGGTACCACGGGAAGGCGCCAAAGTTCAACTTTTTATCCTTCGCAGTCGAACACAGAAATACCACCTATGCATTTAACGGGTCAAGTGCAATCTTCACAACTAGCAACTGGTTTGCAACAACCGCTACCACAGCCGCAACGTCAGTCTTTGTCATATAACTTGGTAACACCGCTATCCTCCGATATGAACTTGCCACCTCAGTCTTCACAGGGCGGCATATTACCGCATCAGGCGCCAGCGCAGACGCAGCCACAATCCCAAGCACTCCAGCATCACCAGCATTTGCAtcaccagcagcagcaactccagcagcagcagcaccacctccagcagcagcagcaccagcagcagcaacagtCTCTTTCACAGCAGCCACAACAGCAGCAGTCTCAACAATCGCAGGCTCATTCACaacagcaccagcagcagcaccaacagcagcagcagcagcagcaaccTCAACAGCAACAACCACAACAACATCCGCCGCAACAACCTCAGCAACAGAATTCTCAGCAAGCCATCGTTGGTCAGTCACAGCAGCAGGTAACATCCGGACAGCAGAAGGGTAGCAGCAGAAATAGCATCTCAAAAACTTTACAAGTCAACGGCCCTAAAAatgctgctgcagcttTGCAAAATACTAATGGTATTTCACAAGTTGATTTATCTTTGTTGGCTAAAGTTCCTCCTCCCGCAAATCCAGCTGATCAGAACCCCCCTTGTAACACTCTCTATGTTGGTAACTTGCCGCCAGATGCAACTGAACAAGAATTGCGCCAGTTATTCTCTAGTCAGAAGGGATTCAGGAGATTGTCATTTAGGAATAAAAATAACAACGGTAATGGCCATGGTCCAATGTGCTTTGTTGAGTTCGAGGACGTTGCGCATGCAACGAGGGCATTGGCTGAATTATACGGTAGTCAATTGGCGCGTACAAGCGGCACCCACAATAATAAAGGTGGAATTAGGTTGAGTTTCTCTAAGAACCCATTGGGTGTCAGGGGTCCCAACAGCAGAAGAGGTGGTGCTACCAATAACACTTCCAATGCCGGCACGACAAACTACTCATACGCAGCTGCCTTCGGCAAATCTTGA
- a CDS encoding ABL157Wp (NOHBY209; No homolog in Saccharomyces cerevisiae): MGRWQQTGTDCQPVPRGSSGSGKRWQACMRPAIFRWRAARAAGAGPRNWGGGPSSSERSWTLEGAAVWMPRETISGRGPARGSLNTKSGVAGASGTRRAGARGDFGVAAEAAARSSGRGFARPATCLVLLARLLELLSLLMLLIWRVVTGEMCACHRFCPRFQPAALPKAGGCRGNGRNMGG; this comes from the coding sequence ATGGGCCGGTGGCAGCAGACCGGCACGGACTGCCAGCCCGTGCCGCGGGGGTCATCAGGTTCAGGGAAGCGCTGGCAAGCATGCATGAGACCGGCGATTTTTCGCTGGAGAGCTGCCCGTGCGGCTGGGGCGGGTCCGCGTAACTGGGGGGGCGGGCCTTCCAGCAGCGAGCGCAGCTGGACACTGGAGGGTGCGGCCGTCTGGATGCCGCGGGAGACCATCTCGGGGCGGGGGCCGGCACGGGGCTCCTTGAACACGAAGTCCGGAGTCGCGGGCGCGTCTGGTACcaggcgcgcgggcgcgcgaGGCGATTTCGGCGTAGCCGCCGAGGCCGCTGCGCGGTCGTCGGGGCGGGGCTTCGCGCGGCCGGCGACGTGTTTGGTCTTGCTGGCGCGCTTGTTGGAGTTGCTTTCCTTGCTCATGCTGTTGATTTGGCGAGTGGTAACGGGAGAGATGTGCGCTTGCCACCGTTTTTGTCCGCGGTTCCAGCCGGCGGCTCTGCCCAAAGCGGGTGGCTGCCGGGGCAACGGGCGGAACATGGGCGGCTAG
- a CDS encoding SUR7/PalI family protein (Syntenic homolog of Saccharomyces cerevisiae YDL222C (FMP45) and YNL194C) produces the protein MMFKGVITSLSFLLLLGSCLLGFFTILSGAKHTGVLKNFYWLEANTSNFNQAPPNTRWYNYNWCEYGDDHTGVCSNNKVMGFAPRDHWGDSSEMPENFISKRATYFYLSRVGWAMLVIGLFFMVLAILPYIVSIFTEKAAYVSTPALWLALFFVTLAACLYTACYVKARNAFHSRNRYAKLGPRNFAFIWTAVFLLFLNCVWSTFLAASRAVMSFRNRNKNDNYYDPASDKSFDNSTAIHSGATVVPSRKNYFREDGRPARGAAYDGEVMTGHGHQYNNATNYGVGSKTAAAGAAVAGAAGAYGASNYGHSEPHAPVSKQAAYDTYQAPSAPQTTSYTTSEPYKVYKDPSAKAPKVYVYSESATRDAFPEAVERQNKPSKQGVSRNSGRIVDPTEYQTAKDAASGTTAHDDLAHPRGLGMAAQAAAQAV, from the coding sequence ATGATGTTTAAAGGAGTGATTACATCGCTGTCGTTTCTACTATTATTAGGCTCATGCCTGTTGGGCTTTTTCACGATTTTGTCCGGTGCGAAGCACACGGGCGTCTTGAAGAACTTCTACTGGCTAGAAGCTAACACCAGCAACTTCAACCAGGCCCCACCCAACACGAGATGGTACAACTACAACTGGTGTGAGTACGGTGATGACCACACCGGTGTGTGTTCCAACAACAAGGTCATGGGCTTCGCGCCACGGGACCACTGGGGTGACTCTTCGGAGATGCCTGAAAACTTTATCAGCAAGCGGGCTACCTATTTCTACTTGTCGAGAGTTGGTTGGGCTATGTTGGTGATTGGTTTGTTCTTCATGGTTTTGGCGATCCTCCCATACATCGTTTCCATCTTTACCGAGAAGGCAGCTTATGTGTCGACCCCTGCATTGTGGTTGGCATTGTTCTTCGTGACTCTAGCCGCGTGCTTATACACTGCTTGCTACGTTAAGGCTCGCAACGCTTTCCACAGCAGGAACCGTTACGCCAAGTTGGGTCCTCGCAACTTCGCCTTTATCTGGACGGCTGTCTTCCTACTATTCCTCAACTGTGTGTGGTCGACCTTCTTGGCCGCTAGCAGAGCTGTGATGTCCTTCAGAAACCGCAACAAGAATGACAACTACTACGACCCGGCTTCTGACAAGTCCTTTGACAACAGCACTGCGATCCACAGTGGCGCGACCGTGGTCCCATCCCGCAAGAACTACTTTAGAGAAGATGGCAGACCAGCCAGGGGCGCCGCCTACGACGGCGAGGTCATGACCGGCCATGGACATCAGTACAACAACGCGACTAACTACGGCGTCGGTTCGAAGACCGCTGCCGCTGGTGCCGCCGTGGCAGGCGCTGCGGGTGCCTACGGAGCTTCCAACTACGGTCACTCCGAGCCTCACGCGCCAGTCTCCAAGCAGGCCGCCTACGACACATACCAGGCCCCAAGCGCTCCTCAGACCACCTCGTACACGACATCCGAGCCATACAAGGTCTACAAGGACCCAAGCGCCAAGGCACCAAAGGTATACGTCTACTCGGAGTCCGCCACGCGCGACGCCTTCCCAGAGGCCGTCGAGAGACAGAATAAACCCTCCAAACAGGGTGTCAGCAGAAACTCAGGCAGAATTGTCGACCCCACCGAGTACCAGACGGCCAAGGACGCCGCCTCCGGCACCACAGCCCATGACGACCTAGCCCACCCAAGGGGCCTAGGCATGGCCGCGCAGGCCGCTGCCCAGGCTGTCTAA
- the CDC13 gene encoding telomere-binding protein CDC13 (Syntenic homolog of Saccharomyces cerevisiae YDL220C (CDC13)) has product MQGEYQYISRPAELLRFFSSDDIVAQKVEFVAVLTRIVFTPSTSCVLMLQNFEHGRDDRIPYVVKLPCRTWEQSQLVAIVLKLLMHGFGLDTEKVGDESGFDLADIHIKHLCFARCRGKFITNDKNGSILLDEILGIDIDKELRNEAAGSQRLSNEDWGVVNKITDNLIRLDRDSSHRFNFNNLAHSTRQFIDYLKYRTERLTQVDLRMNPMFGANQLLCMKESQDDFNSQQDDPYFNSAEQLHTGFSLPNPLEETAAVSSGYPQGVVTEPKADSPSVELPSTEHGRSYTRDERPVLSMQPISRIMQLTNSSKRKQMPHSPLSTHSAPCDGTNKRPTLPLVPDDATGKRKRTSTTAGVVETALTIDTLENSEEGKLVSTTGFIAGLYPNVYEECVPRGSSFILYFPLTTADTCEVQDPAKNCIEIYSSDIDYVLQQYDIDHNMDRKEALILLNSRLDKLEVRLSITKAKLFFSDSTYSFCWELKALQVNAETLTQFTSIKMPNPLPERGNALSIDQLSATTSSATIFAMLICARVDPGSKVHHFSFTDFTENLLISCKLDPYLNDYCNRLKATECIYVKSYPEYIHNLDAYTLRHYNRRLVDCHNGRDTNLTNFGMVFRLKLDVKSYQQRINGIIREAVLITGDTRFTGDEERLLEAFYNRAFQRIENKCFFHNYKRYKVCFPINSLGERNSRLPVPSLLAHTLTLPAECVCARIPAANSDVASHSIKVFSSIAELQSNPLSSEGVLYLLKGKILSTVVDSSKATIYITNDAKLQEEVSVRGFLRLQILGEANVSYFCGADEASTDVLQALNLRAFKFYLLPGEVQISPSKTARVWCPVECSIEELNSQLQLSDNLVKLEQHTCNN; this is encoded by the coding sequence ATGCAGGGGGAGTACCAGTACATATCCAGGCCCGCGGAACTTCTGAGGTTTTTCTCCAGTGATGATATTGTAGCACAGAAGGTTGAGTTCGTCGCGGTCCTTACTAGGATCGTGTTCACCCCATCCACTAGCTGCGTGCTAATGCTGCAAAACTTTGAACATGGCCGCGATGACCGAATCCCATATGTCGTAAAGCTTCCTTGCAGGACATGGGAACAATCGCAGCTTGTGGCGATTGTCTTGAAGCTGCTAATGCATGGTTTTGGGCTAGATACAGAGAAAGTCGGCGATGAGTCTGGGTTCGATCTAGCGGATATCCACATTAAACACCTATGCTTTGCTCGATGTAGAGGCAAGTTCATTACGAACGATAAAAATGGTAGCATTCTCCTGGACGAGATCCTTGGAATAGATATCGATAAGGAGTTGCGGAATGAGGCTGCGGGTAGCCAGCGTCTATCGAACGAGGACTGGGGTGTCGTGAATAAGATTACCGATAATCTCATCCGACTAGACCGGGATAGTTCCCACAGGTTTAATTTTAATAACCTGGCTCACTCTACAAGACAGTTCATCGACTACTTAAAGTATAGGACAGAACGGTTAACGCAGGTGGACTTGAGAATGAATCCTATGTTTGGTGCTAACCAACTCCTATGCATGAAGGAATCGCAAGATGACTTCAACTCGCAGCAGGATGATCCATATTTCAACTCTGCGGAACAACTCCATACTGGATTCTCTCTTCCGAATCCTTTAGAAGAAACGGCTGCGGTTTCTTCGGGGTATCCACAGGGTGTCGTGACCGAACCAAAGGCTGACTCACCATCCGTGGAACTGCCGAGCACAGAACACGGCCGATCATATACACGAGACGAGAGGCCTGTGTTGAGCATGCAGCCTATCTCAAGGATTATGCAGCTAACAAACTCTTCGAAAAGAAAACAGATGCCCCATTCACCGCTCAGCACACATAGTGCTCCTTGTGACGGAACAAATAAGCGCCCCACTCTCCCACTTGTCCCAGATGATGCCACCGGGAAGCGTAAGCGTACATCGACGACCGCTGGTGTCGTTGAGACGGCTTTAACTATCGACACGTTAGAAAACAGCGAGGAAGGGAAACTTGTATCTACGACCGGCTTCATTGCTGGACTGTACCCGAATGTCTATGAAGAATGTGTTCCACGTGGCAGCTCGTTCATACTATACTTTCCATTAACTACTGCTGATACATGCGAAGTCCAGGATCCCGCCAAGAACTGTATTGAGATATACTCATCTGACATAGATTACGTGCTCCAGCAATACGACATAGATCATAATATGGACAGAAAGGAGGCCCTGATCCTCTTGAACAGTCGCCTAGATAAATTGGAGGTAAGGCTATCTATAACAAAGGCTAAACTATTTTTCAGCGACAGTACGTATAGCTTTTGCTGGGAGTTGAAGGCGCTGCAAGTGAATGCAGAAACTTTAACTCAATTTACTTCAATTAAAATGCCTAATCCGCTACCTGAAAGAGGTAATGCGTTATCTATTGATCAGCTCAGTGCAACAACCTCGTCCGCAACAATATTTGCGATGTTGATATGTGCAAGGGTTGATCCTGGTTCTAAGGTGCATCATTTCTCATTTACAGACTTCACGGAAAACTTATTGATCTCTTGCAAGCTGGACCCATACCTAAACGATTATTGTAATCGTCTAAAAGCGACAGAATGCATCTACGTGAAATCTTACCCAGAATATATCCATAACCTTGATGCATATACCCTCAGGCATTATAATCGGAGGTTGGTTGATTGCCATAATGGCCGCGACACAAACCTAACTAACTTCGGCATGGTATTTCGACTAAAGCTTGATGTTAAAAGCTACCAGCAACGTATAAATGGCATTATACGTGAAGCAGTGCTGATTACGGGGGACACAAGGTTCACCGGAGATGAAGAGCGTCTACTGGAGGCTTTTTACAATCGCGCTTTTCAGCGCATAGAAAACAAATGTTTTTTCCACAACTACAAGCGCTATAAAGTATGCTTTCCTATTAATTCCCTAGGGGAAAGAAATTCTCGTCTTCCGGTGCCCTCGCTACTAGCCCATACGCTAACATTGCCAGCAGAATGCGTCTGTGCGCGCATTCCTGCTGCCAATAGTGATGTTGCGTCACACAGCATAAAAGTTTTCTCCTCAATCGCAGAGCTGCAATCTAACCCCCTGTCTAGCGAGGGGGTTCTGTACCTGCTCAAGGGAAAGATTCTATCCACTGTGGTGGATAGTTCCAAAGCTACGATTTACATAACAAACGACGCTAAATTGCAAGAAGAAGTCTCTGTACGTGGCTTTCTCCGACTTCAAATCCTTGGGGAGGCCAACGTCAGCTACTTTTGTGGGGCGGATGAGGCTTCCACAGATGTTTTACAGGCCCTGAACCTCCGAGCGTTTAAGTTCTATTTGCTTCCAGGCGAAGTGCAGATTTCTCCTTCAAAGACTGCACGGGTATGGTGCCCGGTAGAATGCTCTATAGAAGAACTGAACTCACAATTGCAGTTATCAGATAATCTAGTGAAGTTAGAGCAGCACACATGTAACAATTGA